A part of Lacerta agilis isolate rLacAgi1 chromosome 7, rLacAgi1.pri, whole genome shotgun sequence genomic DNA contains:
- the LOC117050184 gene encoding tigger transposable element-derived protein 1-like, with translation MDKSCKGKRTIKRATIEVKKQIISKHESGVRVSDLATQFGMAKSTICTILKNKEAIKGANVAKGVKTLTRQRTQTIEEVEKLLLIWIKEKQLAGDSISESIICEKALHLHAELIRNTPGTSAEGEIFKASRGWFDNFKRRSGIHSVVRHGEAASANKLVADRFVLDFKDYVESQGFIPQQVFNCDETGLFRKKMPKRTYITKEEKSLQVNSDDVEELVEDHKTELTTEELQNIPTEQQQAATEEISLEESREIVSTALIKEMCAKWAEVQSFVEKYHPDKAAVSHATNTFNDNAISHFRQILKHRQKQISTGKKLVRKRISGSEPGVSGVKKAREGTAGEESLTAIMEEDPDPSSKQ, from the coding sequence ATGGATAAAAGTTGCAAAGGCAAGAGAACCATTAAGAGAGCAACAATAGAGGTGAAGAAGCAAATTATTTCCAAGCATGAAAGTGGTGTCCGTGTAAGTGATCTGGCAACGCAGTTTGGTATGGCCAAATCTACAATTTGTACCATCTTAAAAAATAAGGAAGCCATTAAAGGAGCCAATGTTGCAAAAGGTGTTAAAACACTCACAAGGCAACGAACACAGACAATTGAAGAAGTGGAAAAATTGCTTTTAATATggataaaagaaaaacagttgGCCGGTGACAGCATTTCTGAGAGCATAATTTGTGAAAAAGCTTTACATCTACATGCAGAACTCATCAGAAACACCCCTGGAACAAGTGCCGAGGGTGAGATTTTCAAGGCAAGTAGAGGTTGGTTTGATAATTTTAAGAGGAGAAGTGGCATACACAGTGTGGTGAGACATGGTGAAGCTGCCAGTGCCAACAAATTAGTTGCTGACCGATTTGTTTTGGATTTTAAAGATTATGTTGAGTCACAGGGTTTCATTCCCCAACAAGTTTTCAACTGTGATGAGACAGGCCTCTTTCGGAAGAAAATGCCAAAGAGGACCTACATAACAAAGGAGGAGAAATCATTGCAAGTGAATAGTGATGATGTGGAGGAGTTAGTGGAGGACCACAAGACTGAGCTCACCACAGAAGAACTCCAAAACATCCCGACGGAGCAGCAACAGGCGGCAACTGAGGAAATATCTTtggaggagagcagagaaattGTATCTACTGCACTGATCAAAGAGATGTGTGCAAAATGGGCTGAAGTGCAAAGTTTTGTTGAAAAATATCACCCTGATAAAGCTGCTGTAAGCCATGCCACCAACACTTTCAATGATAATGCTATTTCTCACTTTAGACAAATTTTAAAACATCGGCAAAAGCAAATATCAACTGGAAAAAAATTAGTGAGGAAAAGAATCAGCGGGTCTGAACCAGGTGTCAGTGGTGTAAAAAAAGCAAGGGAAGGAACAGCAGGAGAGGAGTCACTTACTGCTATTATGGAAGAGGACCCTGACCcctcatccaaacaatga